In Paenibacillus guangzhouensis, a single window of DNA contains:
- the miaB gene encoding tRNA (N6-isopentenyl adenosine(37)-C2)-methylthiotransferase MiaB: MTEQNNKSKDYAKYFDFTTAKVVKQEEGKTTYRINGREISVNSAPNHREEKQRGKEDIQVHYDAGIPDELKTLGKGKHYIIYTFGCQMNEHDTETMKGMLEEMGYQSTEDRKLADIILLNTCAIRENAEDKVFGELGHLKHLKTERPGLLLGVCGCMSQEESVVHRIMAKHGFVDMIFGTHNIHRLPYLIQDALFSKEMVVEVWSKEGDIIENLPKKREGMRAWVNIMYGCDKFCTYCIVPFTRGKERSRRPEDVIAEVRDLARQGFKEITLLGQNVNAYGKDFTDMTYTFANLMDDMNKIDIPRIRFMTSHPRDFDDHLIEVLAKRGNLVEHIHLPVQSGSTQMLKIMSRKYTREQYLELVRKIKQAIPDVVLTTDIIVGFPGETDEQFEDTLSLVQEVGYDSAYTFIYSPRVGTPAASMDDNVPMDVKKERLQRLNDSIKQSSRQIHDQMVGQVVEVLVEGESKNNANMLSGRTRTNKLIHFEGPRELIETFVHVKVTDSFTWFMKGELVTEQVPM, encoded by the coding sequence TTGACTGAGCAGAATAACAAATCCAAAGACTATGCGAAATATTTTGACTTTACAACAGCCAAAGTGGTTAAACAAGAAGAAGGAAAAACGACGTACCGCATCAACGGCCGTGAAATATCCGTCAATTCTGCACCGAATCATCGTGAAGAGAAACAAAGAGGGAAAGAGGATATTCAAGTTCACTATGATGCAGGCATTCCAGATGAACTGAAAACCCTCGGCAAAGGAAAACATTATATTATTTATACATTCGGCTGCCAGATGAACGAACATGACACAGAGACGATGAAAGGTATGCTGGAAGAAATGGGCTACCAGAGCACCGAAGATCGCAAGCTCGCCGATATTATTCTCCTGAATACCTGTGCCATTCGCGAGAATGCTGAAGATAAAGTATTCGGTGAATTAGGCCATCTGAAGCACCTGAAGACCGAGAGACCGGGATTGCTGCTCGGTGTATGCGGTTGCATGTCGCAGGAGGAATCTGTCGTTCATCGCATTATGGCGAAGCATGGCTTCGTTGATATGATTTTCGGAACCCATAACATTCATCGCTTGCCTTACTTGATTCAGGATGCGCTCTTTAGTAAGGAAATGGTCGTTGAGGTATGGTCCAAAGAAGGCGACATCATCGAGAACTTGCCGAAGAAGCGCGAAGGCATGCGTGCATGGGTGAACATTATGTATGGGTGCGATAAATTCTGTACATATTGTATCGTACCGTTTACGCGCGGAAAGGAACGTAGCCGCCGTCCTGAGGACGTGATCGCAGAAGTGCGGGATCTGGCCAGACAAGGTTTTAAAGAGATTACGCTGCTCGGTCAGAATGTTAACGCCTATGGCAAAGATTTTACAGATATGACGTATACCTTCGCCAACTTGATGGATGATATGAACAAAATCGATATTCCACGCATTCGGTTCATGACGTCCCATCCGCGTGACTTTGATGATCATTTGATTGAGGTGTTAGCGAAACGCGGCAACTTGGTAGAGCATATCCACCTTCCTGTTCAATCAGGAAGTACGCAAATGCTTAAAATCATGAGTCGCAAATATACGAGAGAACAGTACTTGGAGTTGGTTCGTAAAATCAAGCAAGCAATTCCGGATGTCGTGCTCACGACGGATATTATCGTCGGGTTCCCAGGGGAGACGGACGAGCAGTTCGAAGACACGTTATCTCTTGTGCAAGAAGTGGGTTATGACTCAGCCTATACCTTCATCTATTCTCCGCGCGTAGGAACGCCAGCGGCCTCAATGGATGATAATGTGCCGATGGACGTGAAGAAGGAGCGCTTGCAGCGCTTGAATGACTCGATTAAGCAGTCGAGCCGTCAAATTCATGACCAGATGGTGGGTCAGGTTGTTGAGGTGTTAGTCGAGGGCGAGAGCAAGAACAACGCTAACATGTTATCGGGACGTACACGTACGAATAAGTTGATTCATTTTGAAGGGCCTAGAGAGCTCATCGAGACCTTTGTACATGTAAAAGTTACCGATTCGTTCACATGGTTTATGAAAGGAGAACTTGTCACCGAGCAAGTCCCTATGTAA
- a CDS encoding RicAFT regulatory complex protein RicA family protein, translating into MSHDHHDHSHEENQIPKFEVRDLIVREDIMSKAKELADLIYTSEEVKMYQQAEKTINTNERIQTLIASMKKKQKEIVAFERFQNASMVSKIEQEIDDLQEELDNIPIVSEFQQSQSDLNYLLQMIMTAIRDTVSEKLIVEEGKDVPASKCGE; encoded by the coding sequence ATGAGCCATGATCATCATGATCATTCGCATGAAGAGAATCAGATTCCTAAATTTGAAGTACGAGATCTCATCGTACGTGAAGATATTATGTCCAAAGCGAAAGAACTTGCAGACTTGATCTACACCTCCGAAGAAGTGAAGATGTATCAACAAGCGGAGAAGACGATTAACACGAATGAACGTATTCAAACGTTGATCGCATCCATGAAGAAGAAACAGAAAGAAATCGTAGCATTCGAGAGATTTCAGAATGCATCCATGGTCAGCAAGATTGAGCAAGAAATCGATGATCTTCAAGAAGAGCTCGATAACATTCCTATCGTGTCCGAGTTTCAGCAGAGTCAGAGTGATCTGAACTATTTGCTGCAGATGATCATGACTGCGATCCGTGACACGGTATCGGAGAAGCTGATTGTTGAAGAAGGCAAAGATGTACCCGCATCCAAATGCGGTGAATAA
- a CDS encoding quinone oxidoreductase family protein, producing the protein MKAVLLEQFGSTEHMKYVDVEVPSIRANQLLIRVSATCVNFADIKARNGKKNQGKLPRLLGLEAAGIVEQIGEDVHGFHIGQRVIAFPHDGSYAEFVVADEKLVFAIPDRMTLETAGAFGIVSFLAYQLLAHVARLQGGESVLVHAATGGVGTTVIQIAKALGAGRIIGTVGHPEKIPAAIQAGANDVILHDDPDFAEQVNSLTNSRGVDIVIDSIGGDVTAKSAACLALYGRLVICGNASGQYSTVDTGNLHASCRSVLGFSFGTTRKERPELLQETAAQVFRLFENGQLKIQIGERYSLEEAPLAHQRMESRQTTGKILLIP; encoded by the coding sequence ATGAAAGCCGTATTACTCGAGCAATTCGGATCCACTGAGCATATGAAATATGTCGATGTGGAAGTACCGTCAATTCGGGCGAATCAACTACTCATCCGTGTATCCGCAACATGTGTCAATTTTGCAGATATCAAAGCAAGAAACGGCAAGAAAAATCAAGGAAAACTCCCTCGCCTGCTTGGTCTTGAGGCAGCGGGCATTGTGGAACAAATCGGGGAAGATGTTCATGGGTTCCATATCGGGCAGCGTGTCATCGCATTTCCACATGACGGCTCTTACGCGGAATTTGTCGTGGCGGATGAGAAATTAGTATTCGCGATTCCAGATAGAATGACGCTAGAGACAGCGGGAGCCTTTGGCATCGTATCCTTTTTAGCGTATCAGCTCCTTGCTCACGTGGCGCGACTGCAGGGCGGTGAATCTGTTCTCGTTCATGCAGCCACAGGCGGCGTAGGAACAACCGTTATTCAAATTGCAAAAGCGTTAGGTGCGGGGCGGATTATCGGCACAGTCGGTCATCCCGAGAAAATTCCAGCTGCTATTCAAGCCGGTGCGAATGACGTTATTTTACACGATGACCCTGACTTTGCTGAACAGGTGAACTCGTTGACCAATAGCAGAGGGGTAGATATCGTCATCGATTCGATTGGGGGCGACGTTACAGCGAAGAGTGCTGCTTGTCTCGCTCTCTATGGACGTCTTGTCATCTGCGGGAACGCGAGTGGTCAATACAGTACTGTCGATACCGGAAATCTTCATGCCAGCTGCCGGTCCGTGCTTGGATTCAGCTTCGGAACCACAAGAAAGGAACGCCCCGAACTGCTGCAAGAAACGGCAGCACAAGTCTTCCGGCTATTCGAGAACGGACAATTGAAGATTCAAATTGGAGAACGGTATTCACTTGAAGAAGCTCCTCTCGCACACCAACGAATGGAAAGCCGTCAGACAACGGGGAAGATTCTCTTAATCCCATAA
- a CDS encoding ATP-binding cassette domain-containing protein: MQPYLQLAQIHKKFGSFTSLKGIDLHINSHEFVCLLGPSGCGKTTLLRIIAGLETATRGSITLAGKDITRMPAGQRNFAMMFQSYALFPNLTAYENIAYGLYTKKLSRAEVKKRVEEVLDLVNLTALAGHYPGQCSGGQQQRIALARALAMAPDVLLLDEPLSALDAKVRDKLRREIRNLHEKCGMTTIMVTHDQEEALTMADKIVVMNNAEIVQIGTPQEVYERPNSPFVADFIGAINFMGDDLKRDLHSQDQQSSAIRPEHIHLGAFAHDEGGDMQYGKIHNIEFRGSFYRVTLQWMDDQRHANPRFVMIDISTEQSKGLQLTKEQIIPFSLPKERIITFQPESPLLAHV, from the coding sequence ATGCAACCTTATTTACAACTCGCACAAATCCATAAAAAATTTGGATCATTTACTTCGCTGAAAGGCATTGATTTGCATATTAATAGTCATGAATTTGTATGTCTGCTTGGACCTAGCGGATGCGGTAAGACGACGCTGCTGCGGATTATTGCAGGGCTCGAGACTGCGACGAGAGGGTCCATTACACTCGCAGGAAAAGATATTACCCGGATGCCGGCAGGACAGCGCAATTTTGCGATGATGTTCCAATCCTATGCGCTGTTCCCGAACCTAACCGCTTATGAGAATATCGCTTATGGCTTGTACACGAAGAAGTTATCACGGGCAGAAGTTAAGAAGCGGGTAGAGGAAGTTCTTGACCTCGTGAATCTAACTGCGCTCGCGGGTCATTATCCGGGACAATGCTCCGGCGGTCAACAGCAGCGGATTGCACTTGCACGTGCGCTTGCAATGGCTCCGGATGTGCTGCTGCTGGATGAACCGTTATCAGCACTCGATGCGAAGGTGCGCGATAAGCTCCGTCGGGAGATCCGTAATCTGCACGAGAAATGCGGCATGACAACGATCATGGTTACACACGATCAAGAAGAAGCGCTCACGATGGCAGACAAGATTGTAGTCATGAACAATGCGGAGATTGTGCAGATCGGAACGCCGCAGGAAGTATACGAGCGGCCGAATAGTCCGTTTGTTGCTGATTTTATCGGTGCAATCAACTTCATGGGGGATGATTTGAAACGCGATCTTCACTCGCAAGATCAACAATCCTCAGCGATACGTCCGGAACATATTCACCTTGGTGCATTCGCGCACGATGAAGGCGGAGACATGCAATATGGCAAAATTCATAATATCGAATTTCGTGGATCGTTCTACCGTGTCACGTTGCAATGGATGGATGATCAAAGACATGCTAACCCACGCTTTGTGATGATCGATATCTCTACAGAACAGTCTAAGGGTCTTCAATTAACCAAAGAGCAGATTATTCCTTTTAGTCTTCCAAAAGAGCGCATCATAACGTTCCAGCCTGAGAGCCCGTTATTGGCGCATGTGTAG
- a CDS encoding putative 2-aminoethylphosphonate ABC transporter permease subunit — translation MKWNENLQRLLLLLIAIILGCSILLPLGSLFEKAFMNEQGQWIGVSNLLNYMKSPALLESLGHTMYVSIISTVISVGLAFIYAYGIVRTPMRGKTFFRYAAMLPLFAPSMFFGLALTFMFGNQGFITTGFFGHLPFGIDIHLYGSVGIIISEVVYTFPQTFLILVVALSMSDYRLYEAAEMLGANPMRKFWTVTLPGTKYGLISAFFVCFTLAFTDFGAPKIVGGQYNVLATDMYKYVIGQQNMTMGATVGLVLIVPACLAFIVDRYLDRKQKNAVSAKSVPYRLESRVWRDRFYTIYCAVISGAILVLLLTVIFGAFAKLWPYNLSLTLDHFDFTKVAGGTGLEPFWNSIKVAILTAVIGTFVTYITAYAVEKINHWKFVRQISYFLAILPLALPGLVLGLAYIFFFNDRANPLHGMYGTIWILVLVNIVHFFSVSFITATTALKKLDSEFEKASDSMGVPFYRTLFRVTIPITLPAMMEMGIYFFINSMVTISAVVFLYAPDLKLASVMIVNMDDAGDIAPASAMSILLVATSVLVRILYEWATSAMRKRAAKWQSRTNDKQDLGAMKLQ, via the coding sequence GTGAAGTGGAATGAGAATTTACAACGACTGTTATTACTTCTAATCGCGATTATACTTGGATGTAGTATTCTGCTTCCGCTAGGCAGTTTATTTGAGAAAGCTTTTATGAACGAGCAAGGGCAATGGATTGGTGTCTCGAACCTGCTCAATTATATGAAATCTCCCGCACTGCTTGAATCGCTTGGGCATACGATGTATGTCTCTATCATCAGTACTGTGATTTCGGTTGGGCTGGCGTTTATTTATGCGTATGGCATTGTGCGTACACCGATGAGGGGGAAGACATTTTTCCGGTATGCTGCGATGCTGCCGTTATTTGCCCCTTCGATGTTCTTCGGACTCGCGCTCACCTTTATGTTCGGGAATCAAGGGTTTATCACAACAGGATTTTTCGGGCATTTGCCTTTTGGCATCGATATTCATCTCTATGGATCGGTCGGAATCATCATCTCGGAAGTGGTATATACGTTCCCACAAACCTTTTTGATTCTTGTCGTTGCCTTATCGATGTCAGATTATCGTCTATATGAAGCGGCGGAAATGCTCGGCGCGAACCCAATGCGTAAGTTCTGGACGGTCACGTTGCCGGGAACGAAGTACGGACTCATCAGTGCCTTTTTCGTGTGCTTCACACTTGCCTTTACCGATTTCGGCGCACCGAAGATTGTAGGCGGACAATATAATGTGCTTGCGACGGATATGTACAAGTATGTCATTGGTCAACAGAACATGACCATGGGTGCGACGGTCGGACTTGTCCTCATCGTGCCGGCATGTTTAGCGTTTATTGTCGATCGGTACTTAGATCGTAAGCAGAAGAATGCAGTTAGCGCGAAGTCCGTTCCTTATCGGTTGGAGTCTCGTGTATGGAGAGATCGGTTCTACACTATTTATTGCGCGGTCATCTCAGGCGCGATACTTGTCTTATTGCTTACAGTAATATTTGGCGCTTTTGCGAAGCTCTGGCCTTATAACCTATCGCTCACATTAGACCATTTTGATTTTACGAAAGTTGCAGGAGGAACCGGGTTGGAACCATTCTGGAACAGTATCAAAGTGGCGATTTTGACAGCGGTAATCGGAACATTTGTTACGTATATCACGGCTTATGCGGTAGAGAAAATTAATCACTGGAAATTTGTCCGTCAGATCAGTTATTTTCTCGCGATACTTCCATTAGCCCTTCCAGGGTTAGTGTTGGGTCTTGCATACATCTTCTTCTTTAATGACCGAGCGAACCCATTGCACGGCATGTATGGGACCATCTGGATTCTTGTGCTCGTCAACATTGTCCATTTCTTCTCCGTTTCCTTTATTACGGCGACAACAGCGCTCAAGAAACTGGATTCCGAGTTTGAGAAGGCATCGGATTCGATGGGTGTTCCATTCTATCGCACCTTATTCCGGGTCACGATTCCAATTACGCTGCCAGCCATGATGGAAATGGGCATTTATTTCTTTATCAACTCCATGGTGACGATTTCGGCTGTTGTCTTCCTGTATGCGCCGGATCTCAAGCTAGCTTCTGTGATGATTGTCAATATGGATGATGCGGGCGATATTGCTCCAGCCTCTGCCATGTCCATTTTGCTCGTCGCAACAAGTGTACTCGTCCGCATTCTCTATGAATGGGCAACATCAGCGATGCGCAAGCGTGCTGCGAAGTGGCAATCCAGAACGAATGATAAGCAAGATCTTGGTGCAATGAAGCTTCAATAA
- a CDS encoding NfeD family protein, which translates to MDVWVVWLIIAGILLIAEMMSFTFYMLWLAIGALAGLVVALVVPESSLLFQVIVAAAVAVLLTIFTKPLTHKLRKSRGFQDAVDQLIGKKGIVTEPIEHGQMGIVRVDSEYWSATASATLKRDAEVRVLRRSSTILEVEPWGGDS; encoded by the coding sequence ATGGATGTGTGGGTTGTCTGGTTGATCATCGCAGGGATATTGCTTATTGCTGAAATGATGTCTTTCACGTTTTACATGTTATGGCTCGCGATCGGTGCGCTGGCTGGTCTGGTTGTTGCATTGGTCGTGCCAGAATCATCGCTATTATTTCAAGTCATTGTTGCTGCTGCGGTCGCTGTTCTACTTACAATCTTCACGAAGCCTCTGACCCACAAACTTCGCAAATCTCGTGGTTTTCAAGATGCTGTGGATCAATTGATAGGGAAGAAAGGAATCGTGACGGAGCCAATTGAGCACGGTCAGATGGGGATTGTCAGAGTGGATAGTGAATACTGGAGCGCAACCGCGAGCGCGACGCTGAAGCGGGATGCAGAAGTTAGAGTGCTGCGCCGAAGCAGTACTATTCTAGAAGTTGAACCTTGGGGAGGCGATTCGTAA
- a CDS encoding SPFH domain-containing protein, which translates to MEWIITVVILVVVVVFIALTVKIVPQQRVGVVERLGKFNRLLTPGINILIPIIDHVRTYHDLRIQQANVPPQTVITKDNVQVQIDTIIFYQVVGPEHATYGISDYVYGVRNITTATMRQIIGKLELDETLSGREKISTEIRIALDEATEKWGVRIERVEVIDIKPPLDIQESMDKQMKAERNKRAIVLEAEAAKQDMILRAEGDKQSKILKAEGDKEARIREAEGLRQAQELEAQGRAKAIQAVAEAEKTRIELIASSGLNENILAYRSFEALTDVANGTANKVFIPTSAVESLGSIGAIGEVFRAKKSE; encoded by the coding sequence ATGGAGTGGATCATTACCGTTGTTATCCTGGTGGTCGTCGTTGTCTTTATCGCACTTACAGTAAAGATTGTGCCGCAGCAGCGTGTGGGTGTCGTGGAACGACTTGGTAAATTCAACCGATTACTAACACCAGGGATCAATATCCTCATTCCGATTATCGATCATGTTCGGACGTATCACGATTTACGTATTCAACAAGCGAATGTTCCGCCGCAGACGGTCATCACGAAGGACAATGTGCAGGTGCAGATCGACACCATTATTTTCTACCAAGTGGTTGGACCTGAGCATGCGACATACGGTATTTCTGATTATGTCTATGGTGTACGCAATATTACAACAGCGACCATGCGTCAAATTATAGGGAAGCTGGAGCTCGATGAGACGTTATCAGGCCGGGAGAAAATATCGACAGAAATCCGTATTGCGCTTGATGAAGCGACGGAAAAGTGGGGCGTCCGCATTGAACGTGTTGAAGTGATTGACATTAAGCCGCCGCTCGATATTCAAGAGTCAATGGATAAGCAGATGAAGGCGGAGCGGAATAAACGCGCGATCGTGCTAGAGGCTGAAGCTGCGAAGCAGGATATGATTCTTCGTGCTGAAGGGGATAAGCAGAGTAAGATCTTAAAGGCCGAAGGGGATAAAGAAGCGCGCATACGCGAAGCAGAAGGCTTAAGACAGGCGCAAGAACTCGAAGCACAGGGTCGTGCCAAAGCGATCCAAGCCGTGGCGGAAGCGGAAAAGACAAGGATTGAGCTGATTGCTTCATCGGGCCTGAATGAGAACATCCTTGCCTACCGCTCGTTCGAAGCGCTCACAGACGTTGCGAATGGAACGGCGAATAAAGTGTTCATCCCAACAAGTGCTGTGGAGAGTCTCGGCAGTATCGGTGCAATCGGTGAGGTGTTCCGAGCGAAGAAATCCGAATAG
- a CDS encoding NUDIX domain-containing protein translates to MDSTQNQPYNVGKYRTPDGAPADIVIFTITRTEKQTAKKSLPYRELMVLLIRRKRWPFAGSWALPGGFGRESETLFDTARRELMEETGVADVHLDYLNVYSKPGRDPRGWMISHAFFALVNEKWLEKRKAEDDAEDVKLFTVSEALNELELAFDHREIIADAYRKIQQQMLVTTIAKEFLPELFTLSELYQVIQTVVPDFKETNFIRKITSTQSRKGIIQVACDESGEKLYSNQYSQRPAQLYRFTDYVPEVSIYT, encoded by the coding sequence ATGGATTCGACACAGAACCAGCCATATAATGTGGGGAAATATCGGACACCAGATGGTGCTCCGGCAGATATCGTGATATTTACGATTACACGGACAGAGAAGCAGACAGCCAAGAAGTCATTGCCCTATCGAGAATTGATGGTATTACTTATCCGGCGCAAGCGTTGGCCATTTGCAGGAAGCTGGGCTTTACCCGGCGGCTTTGGCCGCGAATCCGAGACTTTATTTGACACGGCACGGCGCGAATTGATGGAAGAGACCGGCGTAGCGGACGTCCATTTGGATTACTTAAATGTCTACAGTAAGCCAGGGCGCGATCCACGGGGATGGATGATCTCCCATGCGTTCTTCGCACTCGTCAATGAGAAGTGGCTTGAGAAGCGTAAAGCTGAGGACGACGCCGAAGATGTGAAATTATTCACGGTATCGGAAGCGTTGAACGAGTTGGAGTTAGCTTTTGACCACCGTGAAATTATAGCAGATGCGTACCGCAAAATTCAACAACAGATGCTCGTAACGACGATCGCGAAGGAATTTTTGCCTGAATTGTTTACATTGAGCGAGCTGTATCAAGTGATTCAGACTGTTGTACCGGATTTCAAGGAGACGAATTTTATTCGCAAAATAACTTCCACGCAGAGTCGCAAAGGAATTATTCAAGTCGCATGTGATGAATCAGGCGAAAAGCTGTATTCGAATCAATATTCTCAGCGGCCTGCACAGTTATATCGATTCACAGATTATGTACCGGAAGTGTCGATCTATACATAA
- a CDS encoding cysteine hydrolase family protein, which produces MEALIVIDYTIDFVNGQLPVGEPAVAIEPRILSLTEEFADRGDFVVMAVDLHDEQDVNHPEHKLFPPHNIRGTEGRHLYGGLQALYQSRQDEIYWMDKTRYSAFCGTDLELQLRTRGIEELHLVGVCTDICVLHTAVDAYNKGFRIIVHQDAVASFNAQGHEWALGHFANTLGAQVV; this is translated from the coding sequence ATGGAAGCACTGATTGTCATTGATTATACGATTGATTTTGTGAATGGACAATTACCCGTAGGGGAGCCTGCCGTCGCGATTGAACCTCGAATTCTATCCCTCACCGAAGAGTTCGCTGATCGAGGAGATTTCGTCGTGATGGCCGTAGATTTACATGATGAACAGGATGTGAACCATCCGGAACACAAACTGTTCCCGCCCCATAACATACGGGGCACGGAAGGTCGTCATTTATACGGCGGTCTGCAAGCTTTGTATCAATCGCGGCAAGATGAGATCTATTGGATGGATAAAACGCGCTATAGCGCCTTCTGCGGTACGGATTTAGAGCTTCAATTACGTACAAGAGGCATCGAAGAGCTCCATCTGGTCGGTGTATGTACAGATATTTGCGTCTTGCATACCGCAGTTGATGCTTACAATAAAGGATTTCGAATCATCGTCCATCAAGACGCCGTTGCGAGCTTTAATGCACAAGGTCATGAATGGGCGTTAGGACATTTTGCTAACACTTTAGGAGCACAGGTCGTATGA
- a CDS encoding nicotinate phosphoribosyltransferase encodes MNAEAMALHTDKYQINMMYAHWVNGTHNQMAVFDAYFRKLPFGNGFAVFAGLERIVDYIKQLHFDEDAIQYLAEQEEQYDPRFLEELRQLRFTGNLHAVKEGTLVFPNEPLIRVEARLFEAQLIETAMLNFMNFQTLIATKAARIRQVVGKDILLEFGTRRAQEADAAVWGARAAFIGGFDATSNMLAGQQFGIPTKGTHAHAWVQSFDTEEEAFEKFAQALPNQVSLLVDTYDTLKSGVPHAIELGKKLAQKGKRLQSIRLDSGDIAYLSIHAREMLDEAGLTEVKIVASNDLDENTISDLKAQGAKVDIWGVGTQLITAADQPALGGVYKIVALERDGEYHPTIKISGNPEKVTTPGKKDVYRIIDPNRGKALADYICLSEEDEVQQGARIKLFDPLHPYLHRHVQDYETQVMLTPIFVAGEQVYELPSLGEIRAYHKDQLQLFWPQYLRKMNPHVYHVDLSLATWEMKRKLLEEHMQELN; translated from the coding sequence ATGAACGCTGAAGCGATGGCTCTGCATACCGATAAATACCAAATTAATATGATGTACGCCCATTGGGTGAACGGCACACATAACCAAATGGCCGTATTCGATGCATACTTCCGTAAGCTTCCTTTTGGCAATGGTTTTGCCGTATTTGCAGGACTGGAACGAATCGTTGATTATATTAAACAACTTCACTTCGATGAAGATGCGATTCAATACTTGGCTGAACAAGAAGAGCAGTATGACCCGCGATTCTTGGAGGAACTTCGTCAGCTGCGGTTCACAGGCAACTTGCATGCTGTCAAAGAAGGGACGCTCGTATTTCCGAATGAACCGCTTATTCGCGTCGAAGCTCGATTGTTCGAAGCACAATTAATCGAGACGGCAATGCTGAATTTCATGAACTTCCAGACGTTGATTGCGACGAAGGCCGCAAGAATTCGACAAGTCGTCGGCAAAGACATCTTGCTGGAATTCGGAACGCGGAGAGCGCAAGAAGCAGACGCTGCCGTATGGGGGGCGCGCGCAGCATTTATTGGCGGATTCGACGCAACTTCGAACATGCTCGCAGGGCAACAATTCGGCATTCCCACCAAAGGAACGCATGCCCACGCGTGGGTTCAGAGCTTCGATACCGAAGAAGAAGCGTTCGAGAAATTTGCGCAGGCGCTGCCAAATCAAGTCAGTCTGCTCGTGGATACGTATGATACGCTGAAAAGCGGCGTTCCACATGCGATCGAACTCGGGAAGAAATTAGCGCAAAAGGGAAAACGACTGCAATCCATTCGACTGGATAGCGGCGATATTGCCTATCTTTCGATTCATGCACGGGAGATGCTCGATGAAGCGGGATTAACCGAGGTTAAAATCGTCGCGTCGAATGATCTGGATGAGAACACGATTTCGGATCTGAAAGCGCAAGGCGCGAAAGTCGACATTTGGGGAGTCGGGACACAGCTGATTACAGCAGCTGACCAGCCGGCGCTCGGTGGCGTATACAAAATTGTAGCGCTAGAGCGTGATGGTGAATACCATCCGACAATCAAAATTTCCGGGAATCCGGAGAAAGTGACAACCCCGGGTAAAAAGGATGTCTATCGCATCATTGACCCGAATCGCGGCAAAGCGCTTGCAGATTACATCTGTTTAAGTGAAGAAGATGAAGTACAACAAGGGGCGCGGATTAAGCTATTTGATCCATTGCATCCTTATCTGCATCGTCATGTTCAGGATTATGAGACGCAGGTGATGTTAACGCCAATCTTCGTGGCAGGTGAACAGGTTTATGAGTTGCCGAGTCTGGGAGAGATTCGTGCATATCATAAAGATCAGCTTCAGCTATTCTGGCCTCAGTATCTACGGAAGATGAACCCGCATGTCTATCATGTAGATTTAAGTCTAGCCACGTGGGAGATGAAACGGAAGCTGCTTGAGGAGCATATGCAGGAATTGAATTAA
- a CDS encoding GNAT family N-acetyltransferase, which translates to MIPKMNLEIRKATIDECETIFDLWIGSARWLQSKGIDQWNPSHFKIDQVRDCFEQGYELFLARWRDEVVGTCMICWSDAFIWKELDHDDAGYIHRFAVSRRHVGLAIGRQLLQWAEDYIRSQGKHVVRLDCMTDNPRLNQYYQSCGYEFVRVFHWDNGWRANLYEKKP; encoded by the coding sequence ATGATTCCCAAGATGAATCTCGAGATTCGCAAGGCCACAATCGATGAGTGTGAGACCATCTTTGATCTATGGATCGGCTCTGCGAGATGGCTTCAATCCAAAGGCATCGACCAATGGAATCCGAGTCATTTCAAAATCGATCAAGTGCGGGACTGCTTTGAGCAGGGATACGAGTTGTTTCTCGCAAGGTGGAGGGATGAAGTAGTAGGCACCTGCATGATCTGTTGGTCGGATGCGTTCATTTGGAAGGAGCTGGACCATGATGATGCAGGTTATATCCATCGATTTGCGGTCAGTAGACGTCATGTGGGATTAGCCATTGGTCGTCAATTACTACAATGGGCTGAAGATTACATCCGAAGTCAAGGCAAGCACGTGGTTCGACTGGATTGCATGACGGACAATCCTAGGCTCAATCAATATTATCAGTCCTGTGGCTACGAATTTGTAAGGGTATTTCACTGGGATAATGGTTGGCGTGCGAATTTGTATGAGAAAAAACCATGA